CGGACTGGACTATTGCGGGGTGGATATAATGAAGAGTCCGAAATCCCTCTCTCCAACTAAAGTTGGAGCCTCCCCCTTTGAGGAAAGGGGGATTTTCAAAGAAGAAGATTATGATAGTTATATTTTGGAGGTGAATAGGCAGTGCCAATTTAAGGGGTTTGAGGAAGCAACCGGAATTAATGTAGCAAAAGCAGTGGTGGAGATGTTTTTGAAGAGAAATTCAGGGTAAGAGTGGAGTGGGGGTGGGAGGGAAGAGATTGGTGTTTGGGACAAAAGAGCGGGAACAAGAAGAAGAAAAGAGGGCGTTTTTGAGATCGGAGAAGGTATTGATTTGGCCCATGCAGGATAAGTATTGGAATTTTAGGGCGGAAGCGCGATGGGCATCGCTAGTAAAGATACATGGCAGGGGATGGGGCTCGTTTGGAGTGTCGGTACACTCCATAGCATCAATACCAGAGCCGGTTAACTCGTCGGGGGTGTATTTAAATATTTCAACATAAGGGTGAGCGGCGATTGCGAGGCCACCTTGGGCGTGAACTTCGGCCACCTGTTTGGTTATTGGCTGATATGGATTAATAGTTTTGGTGATATTTATGGCTAAAAGATGAGTGCGATTGGAGGTAATTTCTAGCCCAGGTATGCAATAGATTCTGGTTTCGGAAAGACACCTTTGGATTACTTCGGGGCAAATTTTGTGGTCGGTGATGGCGATAAATTTGAAATTAAGATCGAGAGCAGATTGAATCATGGTTTCATAATCATCGTGGCCGTCGGAACAGGTGGTGTGGGTGTGAAGGTTGCCTAAACTTGGAGATTGGAGCATTTCGGGACGGTTGACAAAAACGTGGAATACTATTATTAGTAGTAACGTGAAAAGAAGAATGTAGGGATAATATTTGGTAACCATCCTTTTTCTATTCTATACTGATGTGGTGGAGATTATTAAACCTAAAGCAGAGAATTTGGAACAAATTAAAAGTATTCTGGAACAGTGGACTGACAGGGAGGAGGTGGATAAGTATGTGGCAAGAATTTCAAATGAGATTAATGGGAGGACAGAATTTAATATGCAGTTTTGGGTGGCGGTGGAAGATAAGAATGCTGTCGGAATTGTTGGTCTGAGCAACCTTTTACCGAAAATATTATTTTTTGGGAAAACAAGTAACCCGGGAGAGATAAAAATATTGTATGTTGATACGAAACGGCAAGGTAAGGGGGTTGGTAAAATGCTTGTGAATTTTATTGAACATGAAGCAAAAAAACAGAAATATTCTGAATTGTTGGTTAGAAGCGCTTTCCGATACAGAGATACTGCGTGGGGTTTTTATCGAAAGATGGGCTATCTTGCAAAGGGAGAAATTGGCAGCGGAGAGAATTTGAAAACAATGCAGGTGTTCGGAAAATTATTGTAGACGAAGTCTGTTCTAAATAGAAACTAACTATTGTAAAACCGGACGTTGTTTGTGGTAAAGTTAATTATTAGACGTTTAACATACTTATTGTGAACAAGAAACCAAAGGTCTTGTATTATTTGGTCCTGTTATTGGCGTTGGGAGCGGCGGTGTATTTGGCCGGGAAGAGCCAGGAAACAAGGAGAGGAGCTTATTTTGCCGGAGCCAGGGTGAATATATTGCCGGAAATGATTACCGGAAAGGTGGGGGCGGTGGTGCCGGTTCAAGTTTGGGTGACGAGTAACCAAATTGCCGGATCTGCGGAACTGGCGAAGGTAAGCTCACTTGACGCGACCGTGTGTTATGGTGACGAATTGGTTTTGAATGCTGATACTTTGGATGAGGATTTGCAACTGAACACTGCAGCTTTTAAGAGTGTTGCCTTTAAACAAATTCAAACGCTGCCAACTTCTGTGGACGGAACAAACAAATGTTTAAAAATGGTTTTGATAACTACCGGGATACAGCCTGCCAGTTTGAAATCAGGGACTTTTCAGGCGGCAACAGTGAGGTTTAGGGGGGCAAAAGCCGGAAGCGGAAAAGTGATAATTAATACGGTGACAATGGGAGGATATAATCCTGCTCCCGGGGCAACTGATATGAGCCTGGAGGTGTCGGAAAAGAGAGGGGCAAGTTATACAATTAGCGGGACGTCGGTGACGGGAGATGTAAATTTTTACCCAATTGATTCACAAAATAAGGCAGTAGTGGTCGGTCAGTCGGTTGAGGGATTTTTGAATTTTGCAATTGGGACGAAAAAGCTGAGCGGGGTTGATTTTAGACTAAAATACGATAAAAATTTGTTGAAGTTTGAATCGATTACGCCAATATTAACTAGCGGGGTGGCCGGTTTGGGGGCAAACTGTAATTCGGCGCTGTTTGGGGCCGAAAGTGATTTGTTGGATAAAAGAGTAGACGAGACTAATGGAACGATTAACTTGGCCGGTGTATCTATGGAAACTGATGACACTAAGTTTGCGACAGGAAATGTGTGTTTGGCAAGATTCAAATTTAGAGCGCTAGTGAACGGAGAAGCGGTAGTTACTTTGGATACTAATTATGAGAATATGGCGGCGGGTTATTTTCCGGGACAGGCGGACCAGAGCATAGGAGTGGGAAATATTGTTCCACTTAGATTTGTTATTGGTGGGGGGAGTGTTCCAACCAATACACCGACAGTGAGGCCAACCAATACCCCATGGATACAGCAACCAACTAATACGCCGTGGATTAGACCAACTAATACACCGATAGTGAGGCCAACTAACACGCCGTGGATTAGACCAACTAATACACCGATAGTGAGGCCAACTAACACGCCATGGATTAGACCAACTAATACACCGATAGTGAGGCCAACTAATACCCCATGGATACAGCAACCAACAAATACTCCGTGGATACAGCAACCAACTAATACGCCGACAGTGAGGCCAACTAATACCCCATGGATACAGCAACCAACAAATACTCCGTGGATACAGCAACCAACTAATACACCGACAGTGAGGCCAACTAATACCCCATGGACACCTTCCCCGACTGCGCAACCGACAACTCCTGTTTGTGGCAACGATGAACTGGCAGGACAAGGGGTGAGCGAGATAGAGTATGAAGTGGGAATGACTTCGGGTCATTTTACCTTTTCTTGGGCGTTGTATGCATTACCCGATAAGGCAGAAGTGTTCTATGAAGGGACAAAATTGTTTGAAGTAGCGGATGATAACGATGATTTTAAGGAGGTTGTCCTCAATTTTGGACCTGGTACCTCAACAAAGATTAAGGTGAGGATTGCTCCTGAAGATGGGGTTACCGAATCTTTGTGGTATTACAAAATTGACTGCCCAGTAGCCGGACATGTTCAACCGACCAGTACTCCAGTCGGACCGACAAATACACCAGTTAGACCGACGGCGACTCCAGTACCAGCAACCGCCGGGTGGCCGATTCTGAAATATATGATCTCCTACAGGGATGTAATATCCGGTAATATGTGTGCGACTGATTGGCCGGTGGTAATTACGGCTGTTGCTCAGGATGGAACGACTAAGGTATATCAAGGGCAGAGGCCGGTTAGGGACACATCTATTAGTACCGCCATGGTCTATAGGGGCCAATTAACTTTGACAGATTTTCCTTATTATGAAAAAGTGGCTATTTTCTTTAAGGGGCCAAAGCATCTACAGAGTAAGTATGGAGTTAATAACCAGAATGTTTATTATGCCTATGCCGGCGGAAATATCGTAATGACTGATAATGAGTCGGCTACTCCGGTCTATGATTTCAGCGGTTATCCTTTGATGCCGGGTGATGTAACAGGTGAGACAGTGGGAGCTCCGGATGGGGTAGTGGACGGAAGAGATTATTCTTTCGTGAAGGCGGCCGCAACCAGAATCGACGAAGTAGGTGATGGTGATTACCTGCAGGCCGATATGGATGGAAACTGCAAGGTAAACGGGATGGATACTGCTTACTTTAAACAAACACTAAAAGATAAGTTGGAACAGATGTATTAGACCATGCTATACTAACCGGAATTGGGGGAAGATGAGGGTGATTAGCTCAGTTGGTTAGAGCACCGTCCTGATAAGACGGGGGTCAATAGTTCGAGTCTATTATCACCCACATATGGGCGAGAGTTATTGTGAACAAGTAAAGGGTGGGGGTATGAGGCTATGTTACAATTAAGCTATGAGTAGGTTTACTGTATTGAAGGTGTTTTGTTTCTTTGCGGCGGTGGGATTGATTGCTTTTGGAAGTGTGGAAAATGTAGGGCGAACGATAAAATTTGCTTTTGAAAAGTTTAATCGGTAAGTGAAATTTGTCTTATTGACGAATTAACCGTATTTAGGTAGAATAGGAACACTTGCGGATGTTGACGAATAAGAAATATAAGTTCAAAAATTTTTGAGGAAGTAGTATTTTTGAACTCATAGGGCCGCAAGATGCGGCTCTTTTTATTTTTGGACTAAGGCCTTGGGCCTGTGGCTTAGTTGGTTATAGCGCTTCATTTGCAATGAAGAGGTCGGGAGTTCGACTCTCCCCAGGTCCACAACGTAAGAACGTACAATTTTGCAAAGCAAAACGTTACGTCCAACGTTGTTAGGATAAATCCACAACTAAGTCTGAAAGTTCAAAAGTCTTAAAGTCTTAAAGTTGAGGAAGCAGTTAGAAATAAGGGAACAAATTTTGTTCCTTTAGACTGATTGCTGTACATTAACAATCTGTTTGAATCAACAAGTAATAAAAAACAATTTCTTGGCAACTAAATTGAGTTGCCAAAGTTAAATAATAAATTTCGTTAAAGCAAATGGTGAATGCCTAGGTTGCTAAAGCCGAAGAAGGACGCAGAAGATAGCGAAATTCATTGGGGAGCTGTCAACAAGTAATGATCCAATGGTGTCCGAATGAGGAAACTCCCCCATTAGAAATATTGGGGTACCCAACGCAAGTTGAGGTAGGTAAGCCGGGGAACAGAAACATCCAAGTACCCGGAGGAAAATAAATCGTATGAGATTCCGTTAGTAGCGGTGAGCGAAACCGGATGAGCCTAAACTCTAGTCGCAAGACTAAGAGGGTTGCAGGGTTCGACCTTATGACAGGAAGAAACAGAAGAACGTTCTGGAATGGACGGCCGAAGACGGTGAAAGCCCCGTATTTTAAATTTCGAGTACTGTTTTAGTTGAATACCTAAGTACCGCGATCCACGTGAAATGTCGCGGGAATCTGGGGCGACCAAGCTCCAAGGCTAAATACTTTAGCAGACCGATAGTGAACTAGTACCGCGAGGGAAAGGTGAAAAACACCCTATGTAAGGGGATGAAATAGATCTGAAACCATTTGCTAACAAACAGACAGAGCTTGTGCTTCGCACCTTGAGTCTAAAAGTTGCAAGTCTAAAAGTCTAAAAGTAAAAAAATACTTTAAAGACCTTGGACTTTAAGACTTTCGACTTAGAGCGCGGGGCATGAGTAATGTCGTGCCTATTGAAGAATGAGCCTGCGAGTGTTTCTAATTACCAAGTTTAATCCCGCTAAGCGGGAGAAGGCGAAGCGAAAGCGAGTCTGAATAAGGCGATTAGGTAATTGGAGATGACCCGAAACCACTTGAGCTAACCATGAGCAGGGTGAATGTCAACGAAAGTTGGCAGGAAGCCCGTACGGATCAGAGCTGCAAATCTGTCCGATGACTTGTGGTTAGGGGTAATATGTCAATCGAAAGTGGAAATAGCTGGCTCTCTCCGAAATATATATAGGTATAGCGTCAAGTGTTTCTCTTTGGGGGTAGAGCTACTGGATGAATGTTTAAAGGAGCAATCCTTTGGCATTTAACCAAACTCCGAATACCGAAGAGTATAGCTTGGCAGTCAGTCCGACCGGGATAAGCTGGCCGGGCAAAAGGGGAAGATCCCAGACTCACATCTAAGGTCTCTAAATTCATGTTAAGTGGGAAAGGTAGTGATTTTTCTAAGACAGTCAGGAGGTTGGCTCAGAAGCAGCCATCCTTTAAAGAAAGCGTAATAGCTCACTGATCGACCGTCCGTAGGGATGGTAGAAAAATCGCGCCTAAAATGTAACGAGGCTAAAACATGGTACCGAAGTTGGAGGATCAGGTGCGTAGCACCAGGAATTACAAAAATTAGTATAAATAAAGTCAGAAGATAATCTTTGAAAATGAATATTTATGCTGTTAGTTTGAAAGAATTAAGTGAACTATAAGTCGACTTAGTATTTGAGTTTCATTTTGTAATTTCTAGTGTTGCGCATTTGGTCGGTAGGAGAGCGTTCTGACAGCGGTGAAGCTGTGGCGAAAGCCTATGTGGAGCGGTCAGAAGTGAGAATGCAGGCATGAGTAACGAAATGCCGGTGAGAATCCGGCACGCCGAAATATCCAAGGTTTCCTCAGCTACGTTGTTCGTCTGAGGGTTAGGCGATCCTAACACGAGGCCAGTGTAGTGCTGGCGTAGTGGATGGACTACCGGTTAATATTCCGGTCCTTCCTTGAATTCGTTTTAAGTTGGGGCGTGACGACAGTTGGAAGATTCAGAGTCCGCGTGATCGGGCTTTTAAGTGTTTAGCAAGAAGGGGTTGGAAAATCCGCCTTTTCGTTATAAAGTGAAGCACGAATAAGAGTTTTCGTGAGAAGACAATTGAATTGCATCCATATGTCCGAGAAAAGCGTCGCAAATAGAATTTAGGGAATTCGTACCCAAACCGACACTGGTGGATAAGTCGAGAAGACTAAGGCGATTGGAAGACAGATGATTAAGGAACTTGGCAAATTAACTGGGTGTAAGCTTTGCAAGATACCCTGCCTCGAATAACATCGAGGCTACAACAAAAGAATGCATGGCGACTGTTTATCAGAAACACAGGTCTCTGCTAACCCGTAAGGGGATGTATAGGGGCTGAAACCTGACCGGTGCCAGAAGGTTAAATGAGAGAATAGTTCCGAGCAATCGGAATAGTTTTCGATACAAGCCCTGGTGAACGTCAGCAGTAACTCTAACTGTTCTAAGGTAGCGAAGTCCTTTGTCGTGTAAGTTACGACCCGTATGAAAGGTTTAACGACTGTGCAACTGTCTTAATCATCTATCCAGTGAAATTGAAAGAGCGGTGAAGATGCCGTTTAATTACTGTAGGACAAAAAGACCCCATGAAGCTTTACTAGATCTTTACATTGATAAGAATATAATGATTGTCGAGCGTAGGAGGGAGTCCCGATCGTAAGATCGTGGACGTCAATGGAACACCTCCCTTTGTTATTTTTGAGTCTAACCTATCCCGGTGAAACCCGGGAGGGAACCGTGTATGGTTGCTAGTTTGCCTGGGGCAGGCACCTGCAAAAAAGTAACGCGGGTACACTAAGGTTGGTTTGGTCCGGCAGGAAATCGGACTGGACGTGCAAAAGCATAAACCAGCTTGACTGTGAGACTTACTAGTCGAATTCGCCGCAAGGCGAAGTTCCGAACAATTTGATTTCGGAATCAGGGTCGAAAGACGGTTTTAGTGATCCTCGTGACCCATTTGGTATGGGCACGGGCTTACTGGATAAAAGCTACTCTGGGGATAACAGGCTAGTCGCATCCGATAGTTCATATTGACGATGCGGTTCGGCACCTCAGCCATAAAGGCTGTCGGGGTGGGCGGAAGTAATTCCGTTAGTTTGTTAATCAATGGGTCTTTTTGGTTTTTTATAAGTTTTTTTCAAAAAACTTAATATCTAGCTCATAACGGTGAACACCTTAATTGACATTCGGGTAACCTTCGGGTTACTCTTATATGTTCAATGGTCAATACCGTGGGAAGTCTAACGAAAGTGCAAAAATCCATTCTTATTGGAAGTCTTTTAGGAGACGGTACAATGAGAAAGAAAATAAATGCATATCTTGAGGTAAATCATGCCTATTCACAAAAAGTATTAGTGGATTGGAAATATTGCCAATTAAAAAATTTGGTAATAACTCCGCCAAAATGGAGAAGAGGGAATGGAAAGAGAGAAGCTTACCGCTTCTTTACCCGAAGTTTACCGATTTTAACTCCGTTTTATAATAAATTTTTTATTAACGGGAAGAAAACAATTCCCGATAATTTAAAATTAAATGCTTTGAGTTTAGCTGTGTGGTTTATGGATGATGGGTCTAAAAGCCGATCATCTATTTATTTAAATACTCAACAGTTTACGGTTGATGAACAAAACCGGCTGATATTTCTTTTGGAAGATCAGTTTGGAATTAAATCGACTTTAAACAAAGATAAAATTTATTTTCGAATTCGTGTAAGAAGCGAAAGTTCAAAAAAAATGGTAAAAATTATTGAAAAATATATTTTGCCCGAACTTAGGTATAAATTGCCAATTGTTATGACCCCGTAACGACTTGTTTTCCGATGTATATCGGGAGACAGATTCATTATTTTATAATGGATAATACGCTAGCTCCTACTCTCAATCATATTGAGACAAGAGGATGAAGGGATAGTCTAAGACCATAAGAAATTATGGAATGACATTGCGATGTCGACTTGGCGCATCCTGGCCCTGAAGAAGGGGCCAAGGGTTGGTCTGTTCGCCCATTAAAGCGCTGC
This sequence is a window from Candidatus Shapirobacteria bacterium. Protein-coding genes within it:
- a CDS encoding PHP domain-containing protein; this translates as MVTKYYPYILLFTLLLIIVFHVFVNRPEMLQSPSLGNLHTHTTCSDGHDDYETMIQSALDLNFKFIAITDHKICPEVIQRCLSETRIYCIPGLEITSNRTHLLAINITKTINPYQPITKQVAEVHAQGGLAIAAHPYVEIFKYTPDELTGSGIDAMECTDTPNEPHPLPCIFTSDAHRASALKFQYLSCMGQINTFSDLKNALFSSSCSRSFVPNTNLFPPTPTPLLP
- a CDS encoding LAGLIDADG endonuclease translates to MVNTVGSLTKVQKSILIGSLLGDGTMRKKINAYLEVNHAYSQKVLVDWKYCQLKNLVITPPKWRRGNGKREAYRFFTRSLPILTPFYNKFFINGKKTIPDNLKLNALSLAVWFMDDGSKSRSSIYLNTQQFTVDEQNRLIFLLEDQFGIKSTLNKDKIYFRIRVRSESSKKMVKIIEKYILPELRYKLPIVMTP
- a CDS encoding GNAT family N-acetyltransferase, with amino-acid sequence MEIIKPKAENLEQIKSILEQWTDREEVDKYVARISNEINGRTEFNMQFWVAVEDKNAVGIVGLSNLLPKILFFGKTSNPGEIKILYVDTKRQGKGVGKMLVNFIEHEAKKQKYSELLVRSAFRYRDTAWGFYRKMGYLAKGEIGSGENLKTMQVFGKLL